One genomic segment of Polyodon spathula isolate WHYD16114869_AA chromosome 17, ASM1765450v1, whole genome shotgun sequence includes these proteins:
- the LOC121330175 gene encoding SPRY domain-containing SOCS box protein 3-like produces MAGLPLSFSSGYMEECWEWDINAKSPAAVLSPCRQAVYFHIDPVQESQGTAGVRGTKGFTHGKHYWEVEFLEPPYGTSVMVGLGTKRAQLHVGDYQFINLLGMDGESWGLSYRGSVWHNGRSRKYTEPFYEKVTVIGVCLDLHAGTLSFYRNRVNLGVAFTGLDKVGVPLYPLASSTAAETELLLGTRSWSFTSLQERCLCTVLQHLEGTSVDTLPLPWAIRGQIKANKTMVQMHREKECR; encoded by the exons ATGGCTGGCCTCCCACTATCTTTCAGCAGTGGCTATATGGAGGAATGCTGGGAGTGGGATATCAATGCTAAGTCTCCAGCAGCCGTGCTGTCTCCATGCCGACAAGCTGTGTACTTCCATATCGACCCTGTCCAGGAGAGCCAGGGGACAGCAGGGGTCAGGGGGACTAAAG GTTTCACTCATGGGAAGCACTACTGGGAGGTGGAGTTTCTGGAGCCCCCCTACGGGACGTCAGTGATGGTGGGGTTGGGAACAAAGAGGGCACAGCTACACGTGGGGGACTACCAGTTTATCAACCTACTGG GCATGGACGGTGAGAGCTGGGGGTTGTCTTATAGAGGTTCAGTTTGGCATAATGGAAGAAGCAGGAAGTACACTGAGCCGTTCTACGAGAAGGTGACTGTCATCGGTGTTTGTCTGGACCTGCACGCCGGGACCCTGAGCTTTTACAGAAACCGGGTCAACCTTGGAGTGGCCTTCACTGGACTGGATAAG GTGGGAGTCCCGCTGTACCCTCTAGCCAGCTCCACTGCAGCAGAGACCGAGCTGCTCTTAGGTACTCGGAGCTGGAGCTTCACCTCCCTGCAGGAGCGCTGTCTCTGCACTGTGCTGCAGCATCTGGAGGGGACTTCCGTCGACACTCTACCCCTGCCCTGGGCCATCCGAGGCCAGATCAAGGCAAATAAAACCATGGTTCAAATGCACAGAGAAAAGGAATGTAGGTGA
- the LOC121330020 gene encoding putative nuclease HARBI1, with the protein MAIPIAVLDCDLLLYGRGHRTLDRFDIETVSDEFLLTTFGFPREFICYLVEMLGETLSRPTQRSRAISPEVQILAALGFYTSGSFQTRMGDAIGISQASMSRCVTNVTKALAEKAAEFIGFSREEATQQQAREEFYRVAGIPNVLGVVDCVHIAIKAPNAEDLSYVNRKGFHSINCQLVCDPRGLLLSAETHWPGGLLDTAVFQQSSLKRLFEEQDSHEGWLLGDSNYRLKKWLMTPLQYPETPAEYRYNMAHSATHEIIDRTVRAMQTRFCCLDGSKGYLQYSPEKCSHIILACCVLHNVSLQTGLDAWTFERTENPEQSEEGCETMESMDSEAFRIRQELILDHFS; encoded by the exons atggcCATTCCTATAGCGGTCCTGGACTGTGACCTCCTTCTGTACGGTCGTGGGCATCGGACGCTGGACAGGTTCGACATAGAAACGGTGTCAGATGAGTTTTTATTAACTACCTTCGGCTTTCCTCGGGAATTCATCTGCTATTTAGTGGAGATGCTGGGCGAGACTCTGTCGCGCCCCACGCAGAGATCCAGAGCGATTAGCCCAGAAGTACAAATCCTGGCAGCTTTGGGCTTTTACACCTCCGGGTCCTTCCAGACGCGGATGGGGGACGCCATTGGCATCAGCCAGGCTTCCATGAGCCGCTGTGTCACCAACGTGACCAAAGCGCTGGCTGAAAAAGCAGCCGAGTTCATTGGGTTTTCCAGAGAGGAGGCGACGCAACAGCAGGCCCGGGAAGAGTTCTACAGAGTGGCAGGAATTCCCAACGTTCTGGGGGTGGTGGACTGTGTCCATATCGCCATCAAGGCACCCAATGCCGAAGACCTATCTTACGTGAACAGGAAGGGCTTCCACTCCATCAACTGCCAGCTGGTTTGTGACCCGAGAGGCTTGCTGCTGAGCGCTGAGACACACTGGCCAGGGGGGCTGCTGGACACAGCAGTATTTCAGCAGTCATCTCTGAAGAGGCTGTTCGAGGAGCAAGACAGTCATGAAGGCTGGTTGCTAG gagaTAGCAACTACCGTCTCAAGAAATGGCTGATGACACCTCTTCAGTACCCAGAAACCCCTGCAGAATACCGTTACAATATGGCCCACAGCGCCACGCACGAGATCATCGACCGGACCGTCAGGGCGATGCAGACCCGCTTCTGCTGCCTGGATGGGTCCAAGGGCTATCTGCAGTACTCCCCGGAGAAGTGCTCCCACATCATCCTGGCTTGCTGTGTGCTCCACAATGTATCCCTGCAGACCGGCCTGGACGCCTGGACTTTCGAGCGGACAGAAAACCCAGAGCAGTCAGAGGAAGGGTGCGAGACAATGGAATCCATGGACTCGGAGGCATTCCGGATCCGGCAGGAACTCATACTCGACCATTTCAGTTAA
- the LOC121330019 gene encoding autophagy-related protein 13-like isoform X1 produces MDSDLSPQDKKDLDKFIKFFALKTVQVIVQARLGEKICTRSSSSPTGSDWFNLAIKDIPEVTHEAKKALAGQLPGIGRSMCVEISLKTSEGDSMELETWCLEMNEKCDKDIKVSYTVYNRLSLLLKSLLAITRVTPAYKLSRKQGHDYVILYRIYFGEVQLTGLGEGFQSVRVGIVGTPVGTITLSCAYRTNLAFMSTRQFERTAPIMGIIIDHFVDRPFANMGHMHPCNYRTATEDEGVTYPGVEDSQEVCTTSFSTSPPSQCVCTVSKAHFQTPKSVVMDTLKVPIMGLAFSHQLYSSRLSYHPPALGSADLCYQPVFNAAHPHQMVIPGKEGGVPQAPVQPSHGTPADHGRMPTCTPSSMARRIPATPSSSGEEAETLSQSSEAKSSSPPDILETTFTRKVGAFVNKPANQVTTACLDLPFAAFAPKNFDMEENDLMVNPPDSPVVESPLQGSLHSDGSTGSSGPLQDDFVMVDFKPAFSKDDLLPIDLGTFYREFQNPPQLNSLSIDVSAQSMAEDLDTLPVKLALYEQKIDEFDAFVETLQ; encoded by the exons ATGGACAGTGATCTGAGCCCACAGGATAAGAAGGACCTGGATAAGTTCATTAAGTTTTTTGCCTTAAAG ACCGTACAGGTAATTGTTCAAGCTCGGCTTGGTGAAAAAATCTGTACACGCTCGTCTTCTTCCCCGACAGGATCAGACTGG TTCAATTTAGCAATAAAAGACATCCCTGAAGTTACCCATGAAGCTAAGAAGGCTTTGGCTGGGCAGCTTCCAGGCATTGGAAGGTCCATGTGTGTGGAAATCTCCCTTAAAACCTCAGAG ggtGACTCCATGGAACTCGAGACATGGTGCTTGGAAATGAATGAAAA GTGTGATAAGGATATCAAAGTGTCATACACTGTTTACAACAGACTGTCATTGCTACTGAAATCCTTACTTGCAATAACAAGGGTAACACCAGCATACAAGCTGTCCAGGAAACAGGGACACGACTATGTCATACTCTACAG GATATATTTTGGTGAAGTGCAGCTCACTGGACTGGGTGAAG GTTTTCAGAGTGTACGTGTTGGGATAGTAGGGACTCCGGTCGGCACCATCACCTTGTCGTGTGCTTACAGGACTAACCTGGCCTTCATGTCCACCAG ACAGTTTGAGCGGACTGCACCCATCATGGGGATCATAATAGATCATTTTGTGGATCGCCCCTTCGCTAACATGGGACATATGCATCCTTGCAACTACAG GACAGCAACTGAGGATGAAGGTGTGACATACCCTGGTGTGGAGGATTCACAGGAGGTCTGCACCACGTCGTTCTCCACCTCTCCCCCTTCACAG tgtgtgtgtactgtaagtAAGGCACATTTTCAGACACCGAAATCTGTGGTGATGGACACTCTGAAAGTCCCCATCATGGGGTTGGCCTTTTCCCACCAA CTGTACAGCTCTCGTCTTTCCTATCATCCACCTGCTCTCGGATCAGCTGACCTTTGCTACCAACCAGTCTTTAATGCTGCCCATCCTCACCAG aTGGTTATCCCTGGGAAGGAGGGGGGAGTGCCCCAGGCCCCAGTGCAGCCCTCACATGGCACCCCGGCCGACCACGGAAGAATGCCCACCTGTACCCCCTCAAGCATGGCTCGCCGTATCCCAGCAACACCCTCCAGCAG TGGGGAGGAGGCGGAGACGTTATCCCAAAGCAGTGAGGCGAAGAGCAGCTCTCCACCAGACATCCTAGAAACCACCTTCACAAGGAAAGTGGGGGCCTTCGTCAACAAGCCTGCCAACCAG GTGACCACAGCATGTTTGGATTTACCCTTTGCTGCATTTGCACCAAAGAACTTTGACATGGAGGAAAACGACCTTATG GTCAACCCTCCTGACTCCCCAGTGGTTGAGTCTCCACTGCAGGGGAGTTTGCATTCTGATGGCTCGACTGGGAGCAGTGGGCCTCTGCAGGACGATTTTGTCATGGTGGACTTT AAACCTGCCTTTTCAAAGGATGATCTCCTTCCAATTGACCTGGGAACGTTTTATCGGGAGTTTCAGAACCCACCTCAGCTCAACAGCCTCTCTATTGACGTCAGCGCACAGTCCATGGCAGAGGACTTG GACACGCTACCTGTGAAGCTGGCCTTATATGAGCAAAAGATTGATGAATTTGATGCTTTCGTAGAAACCCTGCAGTAA
- the LOC121330019 gene encoding autophagy-related protein 13-like isoform X2, with protein MDSDLSPQDKKDLDKFIKFFALKTVQVIVQARLGEKICTRSSSSPTGSDWFNLAIKDIPEVTHEAKKALAGQLPGIGRSMCVEISLKTSEGDSMELETWCLEMNEKCDKDIKVSYTVYNRLSLLLKSLLAITRVTPAYKLSRKQGHDYVILYRIYFGEVQLTGLGEGFQSVRVGIVGTPVGTITLSCAYRTNLAFMSTRQFERTAPIMGIIIDHFVDRPFANMGHMHPCNYRTATEDEGVTYPGVEDSQEVCTTSFSTSPPSQCVCTVSKAHFQTPKSVVMDTLKVPIMGLAFSHQLYSSRLSYHPPALGSADLCYQPVFNAAHPHQMVIPGKEGGVPQAPVQPSHGTPADHGRMPTCTPSSMARRIPATPSSSGEEAETLSQSSEAKSSSPPDILETTFTRKVGAFVNKPANQVTTACLDLPFAAFAPKNFDMEENDLMVNPPDSPVVESPLQGSLHSDGSTGSSGPLQDDFVMVDFKPAFSKDDLLPIDLGTFYREFQNPPQLNSLSIDVSAQSMAEDLASLAVLKDQKWELALTSMGWMEQPC; from the exons ATGGACAGTGATCTGAGCCCACAGGATAAGAAGGACCTGGATAAGTTCATTAAGTTTTTTGCCTTAAAG ACCGTACAGGTAATTGTTCAAGCTCGGCTTGGTGAAAAAATCTGTACACGCTCGTCTTCTTCCCCGACAGGATCAGACTGG TTCAATTTAGCAATAAAAGACATCCCTGAAGTTACCCATGAAGCTAAGAAGGCTTTGGCTGGGCAGCTTCCAGGCATTGGAAGGTCCATGTGTGTGGAAATCTCCCTTAAAACCTCAGAG ggtGACTCCATGGAACTCGAGACATGGTGCTTGGAAATGAATGAAAA GTGTGATAAGGATATCAAAGTGTCATACACTGTTTACAACAGACTGTCATTGCTACTGAAATCCTTACTTGCAATAACAAGGGTAACACCAGCATACAAGCTGTCCAGGAAACAGGGACACGACTATGTCATACTCTACAG GATATATTTTGGTGAAGTGCAGCTCACTGGACTGGGTGAAG GTTTTCAGAGTGTACGTGTTGGGATAGTAGGGACTCCGGTCGGCACCATCACCTTGTCGTGTGCTTACAGGACTAACCTGGCCTTCATGTCCACCAG ACAGTTTGAGCGGACTGCACCCATCATGGGGATCATAATAGATCATTTTGTGGATCGCCCCTTCGCTAACATGGGACATATGCATCCTTGCAACTACAG GACAGCAACTGAGGATGAAGGTGTGACATACCCTGGTGTGGAGGATTCACAGGAGGTCTGCACCACGTCGTTCTCCACCTCTCCCCCTTCACAG tgtgtgtgtactgtaagtAAGGCACATTTTCAGACACCGAAATCTGTGGTGATGGACACTCTGAAAGTCCCCATCATGGGGTTGGCCTTTTCCCACCAA CTGTACAGCTCTCGTCTTTCCTATCATCCACCTGCTCTCGGATCAGCTGACCTTTGCTACCAACCAGTCTTTAATGCTGCCCATCCTCACCAG aTGGTTATCCCTGGGAAGGAGGGGGGAGTGCCCCAGGCCCCAGTGCAGCCCTCACATGGCACCCCGGCCGACCACGGAAGAATGCCCACCTGTACCCCCTCAAGCATGGCTCGCCGTATCCCAGCAACACCCTCCAGCAG TGGGGAGGAGGCGGAGACGTTATCCCAAAGCAGTGAGGCGAAGAGCAGCTCTCCACCAGACATCCTAGAAACCACCTTCACAAGGAAAGTGGGGGCCTTCGTCAACAAGCCTGCCAACCAG GTGACCACAGCATGTTTGGATTTACCCTTTGCTGCATTTGCACCAAAGAACTTTGACATGGAGGAAAACGACCTTATG GTCAACCCTCCTGACTCCCCAGTGGTTGAGTCTCCACTGCAGGGGAGTTTGCATTCTGATGGCTCGACTGGGAGCAGTGGGCCTCTGCAGGACGATTTTGTCATGGTGGACTTT AAACCTGCCTTTTCAAAGGATGATCTCCTTCCAATTGACCTGGGAACGTTTTATCGGGAGTTTCAGAACCCACCTCAGCTCAACAGCCTCTCTATTGACGTCAGCGCACAGTCCATGGCAGAGGACTTG GCCAGTTTAGCAGTCCTCAAGGATCAGAAATGGGAGCTGGCGTTAACTTCAATGGGATGGATGGAGCAGCCCTGCT GA
- the LOC121330019 gene encoding autophagy-related protein 13-like isoform X4, which yields MDSDLSPQDKKDLDKFIKFFALKTVQVIVQARLGEKICTRSSSSPTGSDWFNLAIKDIPEVTHEAKKALAGQLPGIGRSMCVEISLKTSEGDSMELETWCLEMNEKCDKDIKVSYTVYNRLSLLLKSLLAITRVTPAYKLSRKQGHDYVILYRIYFGEVQLTGLGEGFQSVRVGIVGTPVGTITLSCAYRTNLAFMSTRQFERTAPIMGIIIDHFVDRPFANMGHMHPCNYRTATEDEGVTYPGVEDSQEVCTTSFSTSPPSQLYSSRLSYHPPALGSADLCYQPVFNAAHPHQMVIPGKEGGVPQAPVQPSHGTPADHGRMPTCTPSSMARRIPATPSSSGEEAETLSQSSEAKSSSPPDILETTFTRKVGAFVNKPANQVTTACLDLPFAAFAPKNFDMEENDLMVNPPDSPVVESPLQGSLHSDGSTGSSGPLQDDFVMVDFKPAFSKDDLLPIDLGTFYREFQNPPQLNSLSIDVSAQSMAEDLDTLPVKLALYEQKIDEFDAFVETLQ from the exons ATGGACAGTGATCTGAGCCCACAGGATAAGAAGGACCTGGATAAGTTCATTAAGTTTTTTGCCTTAAAG ACCGTACAGGTAATTGTTCAAGCTCGGCTTGGTGAAAAAATCTGTACACGCTCGTCTTCTTCCCCGACAGGATCAGACTGG TTCAATTTAGCAATAAAAGACATCCCTGAAGTTACCCATGAAGCTAAGAAGGCTTTGGCTGGGCAGCTTCCAGGCATTGGAAGGTCCATGTGTGTGGAAATCTCCCTTAAAACCTCAGAG ggtGACTCCATGGAACTCGAGACATGGTGCTTGGAAATGAATGAAAA GTGTGATAAGGATATCAAAGTGTCATACACTGTTTACAACAGACTGTCATTGCTACTGAAATCCTTACTTGCAATAACAAGGGTAACACCAGCATACAAGCTGTCCAGGAAACAGGGACACGACTATGTCATACTCTACAG GATATATTTTGGTGAAGTGCAGCTCACTGGACTGGGTGAAG GTTTTCAGAGTGTACGTGTTGGGATAGTAGGGACTCCGGTCGGCACCATCACCTTGTCGTGTGCTTACAGGACTAACCTGGCCTTCATGTCCACCAG ACAGTTTGAGCGGACTGCACCCATCATGGGGATCATAATAGATCATTTTGTGGATCGCCCCTTCGCTAACATGGGACATATGCATCCTTGCAACTACAG GACAGCAACTGAGGATGAAGGTGTGACATACCCTGGTGTGGAGGATTCACAGGAGGTCTGCACCACGTCGTTCTCCACCTCTCCCCCTTCACAG CTGTACAGCTCTCGTCTTTCCTATCATCCACCTGCTCTCGGATCAGCTGACCTTTGCTACCAACCAGTCTTTAATGCTGCCCATCCTCACCAG aTGGTTATCCCTGGGAAGGAGGGGGGAGTGCCCCAGGCCCCAGTGCAGCCCTCACATGGCACCCCGGCCGACCACGGAAGAATGCCCACCTGTACCCCCTCAAGCATGGCTCGCCGTATCCCAGCAACACCCTCCAGCAG TGGGGAGGAGGCGGAGACGTTATCCCAAAGCAGTGAGGCGAAGAGCAGCTCTCCACCAGACATCCTAGAAACCACCTTCACAAGGAAAGTGGGGGCCTTCGTCAACAAGCCTGCCAACCAG GTGACCACAGCATGTTTGGATTTACCCTTTGCTGCATTTGCACCAAAGAACTTTGACATGGAGGAAAACGACCTTATG GTCAACCCTCCTGACTCCCCAGTGGTTGAGTCTCCACTGCAGGGGAGTTTGCATTCTGATGGCTCGACTGGGAGCAGTGGGCCTCTGCAGGACGATTTTGTCATGGTGGACTTT AAACCTGCCTTTTCAAAGGATGATCTCCTTCCAATTGACCTGGGAACGTTTTATCGGGAGTTTCAGAACCCACCTCAGCTCAACAGCCTCTCTATTGACGTCAGCGCACAGTCCATGGCAGAGGACTTG GACACGCTACCTGTGAAGCTGGCCTTATATGAGCAAAAGATTGATGAATTTGATGCTTTCGTAGAAACCCTGCAGTAA
- the LOC121330019 gene encoding autophagy-related protein 13-like isoform X5, translating to MDSDLSPQDKKDLDKFIKFFALKTVQVIVQARLGEKICTRSSSSPTGSDWFNLAIKDIPEVTHEAKKALAGQLPGIGRSMCVEISLKTSEGDSMELETWCLEMNEKCDKDIKVSYTVYNRLSLLLKSLLAITRVTPAYKLSRKQGHDYVILYRIYFGEVQLTGLGEGFQSVRVGIVGTPVGTITLSCAYRTNLAFMSTRQFERTAPIMGIIIDHFVDRPFANMGHMHPCNYRTATEDEGVTYPGVEDSQEVCTTSFSTSPPSQMVIPGKEGGVPQAPVQPSHGTPADHGRMPTCTPSSMARRIPATPSSSGEEAETLSQSSEAKSSSPPDILETTFTRKVGAFVNKPANQVTTACLDLPFAAFAPKNFDMEENDLMVNPPDSPVVESPLQGSLHSDGSTGSSGPLQDDFVMVDFKPAFSKDDLLPIDLGTFYREFQNPPQLNSLSIDVSAQSMAEDLDTLPVKLALYEQKIDEFDAFVETLQ from the exons ATGGACAGTGATCTGAGCCCACAGGATAAGAAGGACCTGGATAAGTTCATTAAGTTTTTTGCCTTAAAG ACCGTACAGGTAATTGTTCAAGCTCGGCTTGGTGAAAAAATCTGTACACGCTCGTCTTCTTCCCCGACAGGATCAGACTGG TTCAATTTAGCAATAAAAGACATCCCTGAAGTTACCCATGAAGCTAAGAAGGCTTTGGCTGGGCAGCTTCCAGGCATTGGAAGGTCCATGTGTGTGGAAATCTCCCTTAAAACCTCAGAG ggtGACTCCATGGAACTCGAGACATGGTGCTTGGAAATGAATGAAAA GTGTGATAAGGATATCAAAGTGTCATACACTGTTTACAACAGACTGTCATTGCTACTGAAATCCTTACTTGCAATAACAAGGGTAACACCAGCATACAAGCTGTCCAGGAAACAGGGACACGACTATGTCATACTCTACAG GATATATTTTGGTGAAGTGCAGCTCACTGGACTGGGTGAAG GTTTTCAGAGTGTACGTGTTGGGATAGTAGGGACTCCGGTCGGCACCATCACCTTGTCGTGTGCTTACAGGACTAACCTGGCCTTCATGTCCACCAG ACAGTTTGAGCGGACTGCACCCATCATGGGGATCATAATAGATCATTTTGTGGATCGCCCCTTCGCTAACATGGGACATATGCATCCTTGCAACTACAG GACAGCAACTGAGGATGAAGGTGTGACATACCCTGGTGTGGAGGATTCACAGGAGGTCTGCACCACGTCGTTCTCCACCTCTCCCCCTTCACAG aTGGTTATCCCTGGGAAGGAGGGGGGAGTGCCCCAGGCCCCAGTGCAGCCCTCACATGGCACCCCGGCCGACCACGGAAGAATGCCCACCTGTACCCCCTCAAGCATGGCTCGCCGTATCCCAGCAACACCCTCCAGCAG TGGGGAGGAGGCGGAGACGTTATCCCAAAGCAGTGAGGCGAAGAGCAGCTCTCCACCAGACATCCTAGAAACCACCTTCACAAGGAAAGTGGGGGCCTTCGTCAACAAGCCTGCCAACCAG GTGACCACAGCATGTTTGGATTTACCCTTTGCTGCATTTGCACCAAAGAACTTTGACATGGAGGAAAACGACCTTATG GTCAACCCTCCTGACTCCCCAGTGGTTGAGTCTCCACTGCAGGGGAGTTTGCATTCTGATGGCTCGACTGGGAGCAGTGGGCCTCTGCAGGACGATTTTGTCATGGTGGACTTT AAACCTGCCTTTTCAAAGGATGATCTCCTTCCAATTGACCTGGGAACGTTTTATCGGGAGTTTCAGAACCCACCTCAGCTCAACAGCCTCTCTATTGACGTCAGCGCACAGTCCATGGCAGAGGACTTG GACACGCTACCTGTGAAGCTGGCCTTATATGAGCAAAAGATTGATGAATTTGATGCTTTCGTAGAAACCCTGCAGTAA
- the LOC121330019 gene encoding autophagy-related protein 13-like isoform X3: MDSDLSPQDKKDLDKFIKFFALKTVQVIVQARLGEKICTRSSSSPTGSDWFNLAIKDIPEVTHEAKKALAGQLPGIGRSMCVEISLKTSEGDSMELETWCLEMNEKCDKDIKVSYTVYNRLSLLLKSLLAITRVTPAYKLSRKQGHDYVILYRIYFGEVQLTGLGEGFQSVRVGIVGTPVGTITLSCAYRTNLAFMSTRQFERTAPIMGIIIDHFVDRPFANMGHMHPCNYRTATEDEGVTYPGVEDSQEVCTTSFSTSPPSQCVCTVSKAHFQTPKSVVMDTLKVPIMGLAFSHQMVIPGKEGGVPQAPVQPSHGTPADHGRMPTCTPSSMARRIPATPSSSGEEAETLSQSSEAKSSSPPDILETTFTRKVGAFVNKPANQVTTACLDLPFAAFAPKNFDMEENDLMVNPPDSPVVESPLQGSLHSDGSTGSSGPLQDDFVMVDFKPAFSKDDLLPIDLGTFYREFQNPPQLNSLSIDVSAQSMAEDLDTLPVKLALYEQKIDEFDAFVETLQ; encoded by the exons ATGGACAGTGATCTGAGCCCACAGGATAAGAAGGACCTGGATAAGTTCATTAAGTTTTTTGCCTTAAAG ACCGTACAGGTAATTGTTCAAGCTCGGCTTGGTGAAAAAATCTGTACACGCTCGTCTTCTTCCCCGACAGGATCAGACTGG TTCAATTTAGCAATAAAAGACATCCCTGAAGTTACCCATGAAGCTAAGAAGGCTTTGGCTGGGCAGCTTCCAGGCATTGGAAGGTCCATGTGTGTGGAAATCTCCCTTAAAACCTCAGAG ggtGACTCCATGGAACTCGAGACATGGTGCTTGGAAATGAATGAAAA GTGTGATAAGGATATCAAAGTGTCATACACTGTTTACAACAGACTGTCATTGCTACTGAAATCCTTACTTGCAATAACAAGGGTAACACCAGCATACAAGCTGTCCAGGAAACAGGGACACGACTATGTCATACTCTACAG GATATATTTTGGTGAAGTGCAGCTCACTGGACTGGGTGAAG GTTTTCAGAGTGTACGTGTTGGGATAGTAGGGACTCCGGTCGGCACCATCACCTTGTCGTGTGCTTACAGGACTAACCTGGCCTTCATGTCCACCAG ACAGTTTGAGCGGACTGCACCCATCATGGGGATCATAATAGATCATTTTGTGGATCGCCCCTTCGCTAACATGGGACATATGCATCCTTGCAACTACAG GACAGCAACTGAGGATGAAGGTGTGACATACCCTGGTGTGGAGGATTCACAGGAGGTCTGCACCACGTCGTTCTCCACCTCTCCCCCTTCACAG tgtgtgtgtactgtaagtAAGGCACATTTTCAGACACCGAAATCTGTGGTGATGGACACTCTGAAAGTCCCCATCATGGGGTTGGCCTTTTCCCACCAA aTGGTTATCCCTGGGAAGGAGGGGGGAGTGCCCCAGGCCCCAGTGCAGCCCTCACATGGCACCCCGGCCGACCACGGAAGAATGCCCACCTGTACCCCCTCAAGCATGGCTCGCCGTATCCCAGCAACACCCTCCAGCAG TGGGGAGGAGGCGGAGACGTTATCCCAAAGCAGTGAGGCGAAGAGCAGCTCTCCACCAGACATCCTAGAAACCACCTTCACAAGGAAAGTGGGGGCCTTCGTCAACAAGCCTGCCAACCAG GTGACCACAGCATGTTTGGATTTACCCTTTGCTGCATTTGCACCAAAGAACTTTGACATGGAGGAAAACGACCTTATG GTCAACCCTCCTGACTCCCCAGTGGTTGAGTCTCCACTGCAGGGGAGTTTGCATTCTGATGGCTCGACTGGGAGCAGTGGGCCTCTGCAGGACGATTTTGTCATGGTGGACTTT AAACCTGCCTTTTCAAAGGATGATCTCCTTCCAATTGACCTGGGAACGTTTTATCGGGAGTTTCAGAACCCACCTCAGCTCAACAGCCTCTCTATTGACGTCAGCGCACAGTCCATGGCAGAGGACTTG GACACGCTACCTGTGAAGCTGGCCTTATATGAGCAAAAGATTGATGAATTTGATGCTTTCGTAGAAACCCTGCAGTAA